One genomic window of Arvicola amphibius chromosome 4, mArvAmp1.2, whole genome shotgun sequence includes the following:
- the LOC119813206 gene encoding solute carrier family 22 member 21 isoform X3 has protein sequence MVLPLFAYFIRDWRKLLLAITLPGVLCGLLWWCIPESPRWLVSQGRIKEAEVIIRKAAKINGIVAPSPIFDPDELQDVGSKKPHSHHIYDLIRTRNIRILTIMSIILWLTISVGYFGLSLDTPNLNGNIYLNGFLLAAVEVPAYVLAWLLLQHVSRRYSMAGSLFLGGSVLLLLHLVPSDLIYLSTALVMVGKFGITSAYSMVYVYTAELYPTVVRNMGVGVSSTASRLGSILSPYFVYLGAYNRHLPYILMGSLTITTATITLFFPESSGVSLPDTINQMQKVKRIKHGPSPHQKQVIKNVEAAPES, from the exons ATGGTGCTGCCTCTTTTTGCATACTTCATCAGAGACTGGCGGAAGCTGCTGCTGGCAATCACTTTGCCAGGGGTGTTGTGTGGGCTTCTCTGGTG GTGTATTCCTGAGTCCCCCCGATGGCTCGTCTCTCAAGGCCGAATTAAAGAGGCAGAGGTGATCATCCGCAAAGCTGCCAAAATCAATGGAATTGTTGCACCTTCCCCTATCTTTGATCCAGATGAG TTACAAGACGTAGGTTCCAAGAAGCCTCACTCACACCACATTTATGATCTGATCCGAACCCGGAATATCAGGATCCTCACCATCATGTCCATAATCCTGTG GCTGACCATATCTGTGGGCTATTTTGGACTTTCTCTTGACACTCCTAACTTGAATGGGAACATCTACCTGAATGGCTTCCTTTTGGCGGCTGTTGAAGTCCCAGCCTATGTGTTGGCCTGGCTGTTGCTGCAGCATGTGAGCCGGAGATATTCCATGGCTGGTTCCCTTTTCCTTGGTGGCAGTGTCCTTCTCTTATTGCATCTGGTACCCTCAG aCTTAATTTATTTGTCTACTGCCCTGGTGATGGTGGGCAAGTTTGGAATCACCTCTGCCTATTCCATGGTCTACGTGTACACAGCTGAGCTGTACCCCACTGTGGTCAGAAACATGGGTGTGGGGGTCAGCTCCACAGCATCCCGCCTTGGCAGCATCCTGTCTCCCTACTTTGTTTACCTTG GTGCTTATAACCGCCACCTCCCTTACATCCTTATGGGAAGTCTGACCATCACGACAGCTACCATCACCTTGTTCTTCCCAGAGAGCTCTGGTGTCTCTCTCCCAGACACCATTAACCAAATGCAAAAGGTCAAAAG AATAAAGCATGGGCCATCCCCACACCAGAAACAAGTCATCAAAAATGTAGAAGCCGCTCCAGAATCCTAA